Proteins encoded in a region of the Elizabethkingia bruuniana genome:
- a CDS encoding helix-turn-helix domain-containing protein: MERDFISFLTLQDALEILKLQVINKDILTYDLTKQDYHLEENSLYRSDSFCVILVKSGVVSYISNGEYLTLYAGDILFSPILETFSIEYLSDDYVASYILFTEKPITQAGFNYHNLLKELRQGDSLIINGQPGLFARMKFHIGEISRLNNNTLQEYFMEDMISHHFSIILFELSNYIKKDGYSRNLLSRDEEITTNFFTLVKEKYRFEHSVQFYAEQLFITRKYLSKVIKKTMDKTPKDIINQTIIIESKLLLKRTNANISEVAALVGFSDQAMFSKFFKKQSGKSPSEYKIDDKTF, translated from the coding sequence ATGGAAAGGGATTTCATTTCATTTTTAACGCTACAGGATGCTCTCGAAATATTAAAGCTGCAGGTTATCAACAAAGATATCCTCACTTATGACCTGACCAAACAGGACTACCATCTTGAAGAAAACTCTTTATACAGATCCGATTCCTTTTGTGTGATATTGGTAAAGTCTGGTGTTGTCAGCTATATTTCAAATGGTGAATACCTTACACTTTATGCCGGAGATATACTATTCTCCCCAATACTGGAAACTTTTTCTATTGAGTATCTATCCGATGACTATGTCGCTTCGTATATTCTTTTTACAGAAAAACCCATTACCCAGGCAGGTTTCAATTATCACAATCTGTTAAAAGAACTCAGACAGGGAGATTCGTTAATTATCAACGGTCAACCCGGATTATTTGCACGGATGAAGTTTCATATCGGAGAGATAAGCCGGCTGAACAACAATACACTTCAGGAATACTTTATGGAAGATATGATTTCACATCATTTCTCAATAATCCTGTTCGAATTGTCGAATTACATAAAAAAAGACGGATATTCCAGAAATCTACTGTCCAGAGATGAAGAGATTACAACAAATTTTTTCACACTGGTAAAAGAAAAATACAGATTCGAGCATAGTGTACAGTTTTATGCAGAACAGTTATTTATCACACGGAAATATCTAAGTAAGGTTATAAAAAAAACAATGGACAAAACGCCTAAGGACATTATTAATCAAACAATTATTATAGAGTCTAAGCTTTTGTTAAAAAGAACAAATGCCAATATAAGTGAGGTAGCTGCTCTGGTTGGTTTTAGTGATCAGGCTATGTTTAGTAAGTTTTTCAAAAAACAGTCTGGAAAGTCTCCTTCAGAATACAAAATAGATGATAAAACATTTTAA
- a CDS encoding efflux RND transporter permease subunit: protein MLKNIIKRPVLATVISILMVILGIVGMLNLPITKFPEIAPPTVMVTAVYPGANAETIARSVAPPIENAINGVENMDYITSTASNDGTLSITVIFKLGTNPDQAAVNVQNRVAQVTNQLPVEVVRAGITTIKRQNSMISMLSLTSKDGKVDELFLENYAKINIIPELKRVKGVGDAMVWGNKDYSMRVWLDPEKLNSYGLAPIDISNAIQSQNIEAAPGKFGENSNEAMEYVMRYKGKYTEPEQYENIIIKAQNDGSILRLKDVAKVEFGAYSYGSASKFDKKAGPMMAVFQMAGSNANEVQIAINEKMKQLEKSFPPGVEYRIPYATKESLDQSISQVISTLIEAFILVFIVVYIFLQDFRSTLIPAIAVPVSIIGTFFFMNLFGFSINILTLFALVLAIGIVVDDAIVVVEAVHAKMEHRKLNARAATMSAMHEISGAIVSITLVMSAVFVPVAFMKGSTGLFYQQFALTLAIAIIISAINALTLSPALTALFLKPHEEDHHEKKNFKDRFFAGFNAAFNAITNRYGKAIILLIKKRWIAFAIMAIFGGIFVWMSMTTPKGFIPDEDQNFLAITVNLPPGASKARTIEVIKTAEHYLAGHPAVENVMTVDGFNMFSSTSSASAGAIWIKLKHLKDRGDVRKIDDVIGQFQAKLSEDKRANFLVLNMPTVDGFGNTSGMELVLQDRTNGELQKLGQVSYEMMGALMQRPEIAVAFTTFDVSFPQFELLVDEAKAAQLGVSLADVMGVMQGYYGSIQSSDFNRFGKYYRVQIQSAFDARKDQRSLDGVFVKNNTGGMVPINTLVTLKPTTGAEIVDRFNLFNASNLTVMAKPGYSTGQAMKAVEEVSEKLLPQGYTYDYKGMSREESQSGSQSTLIFGLCIVFVYFLLSAQYDSYILPFSVLLAIPVGLSGVFIGITFADISNNIYVQIAMVMLIGLLAKNGILIVEFAIQRRRVGKSLVAVAVEGAKARLRPILMTSIAFIAGLTPLLFVVGPSALGNHSIGYAAIFGMLFGTVLGVFITPVLFVIFQYLHERVSGKQISEADWEYN, encoded by the coding sequence ATGCTTAAAAATATTATAAAAAGACCTGTACTAGCCACAGTTATATCCATACTGATGGTAATACTGGGGATAGTGGGAATGCTAAACCTTCCCATTACCAAATTTCCGGAGATCGCACCGCCAACCGTAATGGTTACAGCGGTATATCCGGGAGCTAATGCCGAAACCATCGCGCGTTCGGTAGCGCCACCAATCGAAAATGCCATTAACGGTGTGGAAAATATGGATTATATTACTTCCACAGCCAGTAATGATGGTACGCTTTCCATTACCGTAATCTTTAAACTGGGAACTAACCCCGATCAGGCAGCTGTGAATGTGCAAAACCGCGTAGCTCAGGTAACCAATCAGCTGCCTGTAGAAGTTGTACGTGCCGGAATTACTACGATCAAACGTCAGAACAGTATGATTTCCATGTTATCGTTAACCAGCAAAGATGGAAAAGTAGATGAATTATTCCTGGAAAACTATGCCAAGATTAACATTATCCCTGAACTAAAAAGGGTAAAAGGAGTTGGTGATGCAATGGTTTGGGGTAACAAAGACTACTCTATGCGTGTATGGCTAGATCCTGAAAAACTAAATTCATATGGACTTGCACCTATAGATATTTCCAATGCCATCCAGTCTCAGAATATTGAAGCTGCTCCGGGAAAATTCGGAGAAAACAGTAACGAGGCTATGGAGTATGTTATGCGCTATAAAGGTAAATATACCGAGCCTGAGCAATATGAGAATATTATTATTAAAGCTCAGAACGATGGTTCTATCCTTAGATTAAAAGACGTTGCTAAAGTAGAATTCGGGGCTTACAGCTATGGCAGTGCTTCTAAATTTGATAAAAAAGCAGGGCCTATGATGGCTGTATTCCAGATGGCTGGTTCCAACGCCAATGAGGTGCAGATCGCCATCAATGAGAAGATGAAACAATTGGAAAAATCTTTCCCTCCGGGAGTAGAATACCGTATTCCGTACGCTACAAAAGAATCGTTGGATCAATCCATCAGTCAGGTAATCTCTACACTTATCGAGGCTTTTATCCTTGTATTTATTGTAGTATATATCTTCCTTCAGGATTTCCGTTCAACATTGATTCCGGCAATTGCCGTTCCGGTATCCATTATTGGTACATTCTTCTTTATGAACCTCTTTGGATTCTCTATTAACATTCTTACTCTATTTGCCCTTGTATTGGCAATTGGTATTGTTGTGGATGATGCCATTGTTGTGGTAGAAGCTGTCCATGCAAAAATGGAACATAGAAAACTAAATGCACGTGCTGCGACAATGTCAGCAATGCATGAAATTTCCGGTGCGATTGTATCGATTACGTTGGTAATGTCTGCCGTTTTCGTTCCGGTAGCCTTTATGAAAGGATCTACAGGTTTGTTCTATCAGCAGTTTGCTTTAACGCTTGCCATTGCAATTATTATCTCTGCAATCAATGCATTAACGTTAAGCCCTGCGCTTACCGCTTTATTCCTAAAGCCACATGAAGAAGACCACCATGAGAAAAAGAACTTTAAAGACCGTTTCTTTGCAGGATTCAATGCTGCATTCAACGCTATAACAAACCGTTACGGAAAAGCCATTATTCTCCTGATTAAGAAAAGATGGATAGCCTTTGCTATTATGGCTATATTCGGTGGGATATTTGTATGGATGTCCATGACAACACCAAAAGGGTTTATTCCGGATGAAGACCAGAACTTCTTAGCAATTACCGTAAATCTTCCGCCGGGTGCTTCGAAAGCAAGAACAATTGAAGTCATAAAAACTGCCGAGCATTATTTAGCAGGACATCCAGCTGTAGAAAATGTAATGACAGTAGATGGATTCAACATGTTTAGTTCCACCTCATCGGCTTCAGCAGGAGCAATCTGGATTAAACTGAAACACCTTAAAGACCGTGGAGATGTAAGAAAAATAGATGATGTTATCGGACAATTCCAGGCAAAACTTTCAGAAGACAAACGTGCTAATTTCCTTGTACTGAATATGCCTACGGTAGATGGTTTCGGTAATACGAGTGGTATGGAGCTTGTACTTCAGGACCGTACAAATGGCGAACTTCAGAAACTGGGACAGGTTTCCTATGAAATGATGGGCGCCCTGATGCAGAGACCAGAAATTGCTGTGGCCTTCACCACTTTTGATGTATCGTTCCCTCAGTTCGAACTATTGGTAGACGAAGCTAAAGCAGCGCAGCTTGGTGTAAGCCTTGCCGATGTTATGGGTGTTATGCAGGGATATTACGGAAGTATCCAGTCATCTGATTTTAACAGATTCGGAAAATACTACAGAGTACAGATACAATCTGCATTCGATGCCAGAAAAGATCAAAGATCACTGGATGGTGTTTTTGTAAAAAATAATACAGGCGGGATGGTACCAATTAACACATTGGTAACCCTGAAACCTACAACCGGTGCTGAAATCGTAGACCGTTTCAATCTTTTCAATGCGTCCAACCTAACGGTAATGGCGAAACCGGGATACAGCACAGGCCAGGCGATGAAGGCGGTAGAAGAAGTAAGTGAAAAACTACTTCCACAAGGATATACCTACGATTACAAAGGAATGAGCCGTGAGGAATCTCAGTCAGGGTCTCAATCTACACTAATCTTTGGATTATGTATTGTCTTTGTTTACTTCCTGTTATCTGCACAGTACGACAGTTACATCCTTCCGTTCTCCGTATTATTGGCTATTCCGGTTGGTTTATCCGGGGTATTTATCGGGATTACATTTGCCGATATATCCAATAACATCTATGTACAGATTGCTATGGTCATGCTTATTGGTCTCCTCGCGAAAAATGGTATTCTTATCGTGGAATTTGCAATACAGAGAAGAAGAGTTGGAAAAAGTCTTGTTGCAGTAGCCGTAGAAGGTGCCAAAGCCAGATTAAGACCAATTTTAATGACCTCTATCGCCTTTATTGCAGGACTTACACCACTACTTTTTGTAGTAGGCCCATCAGCATTAGGAAACCACTCTATCGGATACGCCGCCATCTTCGGGATGTTATTCGGAACTGTATTAGGAGTATTTATTACACCTGTTCTGTTTGTTATTTTCCAATACCTGCATGAGCGTGTCAGCGGGAAGCAAATTTCAGAAGCAGACTGGGAGTATAATTAA
- a CDS encoding TetR/AcrR family transcriptional regulator: MNKAEKTKLFIIEKTAPVFNTKGYAATSLSDITEVTGLSKGSIYGNFDSKDEVVTEAFKYNAALLYKGFEEAMSTAENAYLRLRAFVNFYRNNWDQIYSIGGCPMLNAATEADDHLLFLQEVVKKYFMIWHKRIVRIIEEGKAEVTFRADTNAEQYAYTIMMLIEGGVLLSRTLGSTTQLNIALDRILKIIDEEIRV, encoded by the coding sequence ATGAATAAAGCTGAAAAAACGAAACTATTTATTATTGAGAAAACAGCTCCGGTATTTAATACAAAAGGATATGCGGCCACATCGTTGTCGGATATCACGGAAGTGACCGGATTGTCTAAAGGTAGTATTTACGGGAATTTTGACAGTAAAGATGAGGTGGTAACTGAAGCATTTAAATACAATGCAGCTCTTTTATACAAAGGATTTGAAGAGGCTATGAGTACTGCAGAAAATGCTTATCTGCGTCTGCGTGCTTTTGTTAATTTTTACAGAAATAACTGGGATCAGATATACAGTATCGGCGGATGTCCAATGCTGAATGCTGCTACGGAAGCCGATGATCATTTGTTATTCCTTCAGGAAGTTGTGAAGAAGTATTTTATGATCTGGCACAAAAGAATTGTCCGCATTATTGAAGAAGGAAAAGCTGAGGTTACTTTTAGAGCAGATACCAATGCGGAACAGTATGCTTATACGATTATGATGCTGATAGAGGGAGGAGTACTATTGTCCAGAACTCTGGGAAGTACAACACAACTAAATATTGCGCTGGACCGTATTTTGAAAATTATTGATGAAGAAATAAGAGTCTAA
- a CDS encoding dihydrofolate reductase family protein, producing the protein MRKLIFIVHTSLDGYIANTDGSFDGLNPGSNNLDYVCSIAEDADTILAGRTTFQLLNTYWPDAFKKPEASLSEVRYSTWYNSTRKVIASRTIDAPDKSTAIIHKDIPEYIRKLKQKKGKSIVIFGSPALFQSILPFDLIDEYHIILYPVILGDGIPLFKGNYDRQEFFFSGITPLANGEVALKCLTGKH; encoded by the coding sequence ATGCGTAAGTTAATTTTCATTGTACACACCTCTCTGGATGGCTATATTGCTAATACAGACGGAAGTTTTGATGGTTTAAATCCCGGCAGTAATAATCTGGATTATGTTTGCAGTATTGCTGAAGATGCTGATACAATTCTCGCAGGGCGAACAACTTTTCAGCTGCTGAACACTTATTGGCCAGATGCATTTAAAAAGCCTGAAGCCAGCCTTTCCGAAGTGCGTTATTCAACATGGTACAACTCCACCCGGAAAGTAATTGCATCCAGAACAATAGATGCTCCGGACAAAAGTACAGCAATCATACACAAGGATATACCAGAATACATAAGGAAACTAAAACAGAAAAAAGGCAAATCCATTGTCATATTCGGAAGTCCGGCACTGTTCCAATCCATATTACCATTTGATCTTATAGACGAATATCACATTATTCTGTATCCTGTAATTTTAGGAGATGGCATTCCGTTATTTAAAGGAAACTATGACAGACAGGAATTCTTTTTCTCAGGGATTACACCATTAGCTAATGGCGAAGTTGCTTTAAAATGTCTTACCGGTAAACACTAG
- a CDS encoding acetyl-CoA C-acyltransferase, translated as MENVFIVAAKRTPVGGLLGSLASYTATQLGALVIKAIYNEVQIPESAVDSVYLGNVLSAGVGQSPARQAARFAGVPDDKDATTINKVCAAGMKAVIFGAQQIQLGIDDLVLAGGMESMSNTPHYVYIRNGNKLGHATLTDGMIKDGLWDVYHDFHMGNAAEIGIRHFGFSRKELDDYALNSYKRAQEATQKGKFSNEIVSVPVQHKKEESLFIEDEDIYKVIPEKMASLPPVFEKDGLLTAANSSNLNDGASVLLLASEDAVAKYKLKPLAKIIGYADAAQAPEWFTTTPAVAIPKALKKAGLQLEDIDYYEINEAYASVILSMQELLGISPNKINVYGGAVAIGHPIGASGARILTTLTHVLQQENGKYGVAAICNGGGGASAIVIERM; from the coding sequence ATGGAAAATGTTTTTATTGTAGCAGCTAAACGTACACCTGTCGGCGGACTGCTTGGTAGTCTGGCTTCTTACACTGCTACTCAACTTGGGGCTTTAGTTATTAAAGCTATTTATAATGAAGTACAAATACCTGAATCTGCTGTAGACAGTGTGTATTTAGGAAATGTTCTGAGCGCAGGTGTCGGACAGTCACCAGCTCGCCAGGCTGCCCGATTTGCTGGTGTCCCGGATGATAAAGATGCAACCACCATTAATAAAGTCTGTGCTGCGGGAATGAAAGCTGTTATTTTCGGAGCTCAACAAATCCAATTGGGTATTGATGATTTGGTACTGGCAGGCGGAATGGAGAGCATGAGTAACACACCGCATTATGTTTATATTCGGAATGGAAACAAACTCGGACATGCAACACTTACAGATGGTATGATTAAGGACGGACTGTGGGATGTCTACCACGATTTTCATATGGGAAATGCTGCAGAGATCGGTATCAGACACTTTGGCTTTTCACGGAAAGAGTTAGATGATTATGCACTAAACTCATATAAACGTGCACAGGAGGCTACGCAAAAAGGAAAATTTAGCAATGAAATCGTATCAGTACCTGTCCAGCATAAGAAAGAGGAGAGCCTCTTTATAGAAGATGAAGACATATATAAAGTAATTCCTGAAAAGATGGCCAGCCTGCCGCCAGTATTCGAAAAAGACGGACTTTTGACAGCTGCAAATTCCAGTAATCTAAACGATGGCGCATCGGTTCTTTTACTGGCTTCGGAAGATGCTGTTGCAAAATATAAGCTGAAACCTTTAGCTAAAATTATTGGTTATGCAGATGCCGCACAGGCTCCGGAATGGTTCACCACTACACCGGCAGTAGCAATTCCTAAAGCACTGAAGAAAGCAGGATTACAATTAGAAGATATTGATTACTATGAAATTAATGAAGCTTATGCTTCAGTCATTCTTTCAATGCAGGAACTTTTAGGGATTTCTCCCAATAAGATTAATGTTTATGGTGGGGCAGTAGCTATTGGACATCCGATAGGAGCTTCCGGAGCAAGGATACTAACAACTCTTACACATGTATTACAACAGGAAAATGGAAAGTATGGTGTAGCGGCTATTTGCAATGGCGGTGGTGGAGCAAGTGCTATAGTAATAGAGAGAATGTAA
- a CDS encoding efflux RND transporter periplasmic adaptor subunit has protein sequence MYKNFILKSSFIVSVALILSSCSKGGDNQAYNQQPPELPIGIISQQDVTIPREYAASIEGVSTVEIRPQVSGYLSRIFVDEGDYVRAGQALFKIEDRIFQEQLRSAQATLISANATLANANIELNRKRELAKNNMVSPIQVKEAETAYNSARGSVSQAQAAIESAKINLNFSTIKAPVSGYIGRFKYRIGSLLSPTNADPITILSDIHQIYAYFSLSENDFVNFQNQYTGNSIEEKLKNTPPVNLIMSNGGQYETSGRINAVEGQFNKMTGAITLRAVFDNSKAILRSGNTGKVLLEQKYDNATLLPVGSTMMIQDKVYVFSLDKQNKAIQIPVEVAGKVGTNYIVTSGLKAGDRYIVTGFERLQPGTPVVPQKEQKKEQKKAQ, from the coding sequence ATGTATAAGAATTTTATTTTAAAGTCGTCCTTCATCGTTTCTGTGGCTCTTATCCTGAGCAGCTGCAGCAAAGGCGGCGATAACCAAGCATACAACCAACAACCTCCAGAACTTCCAATAGGTATTATTTCTCAACAGGATGTAACTATTCCCCGTGAATATGCTGCATCAATAGAAGGAGTTTCCACAGTGGAAATCCGCCCGCAAGTATCGGGTTACCTTAGCCGGATTTTTGTAGATGAGGGTGATTATGTAAGAGCTGGACAGGCACTATTCAAAATCGAAGACCGTATTTTTCAGGAACAATTGAGAAGTGCACAAGCCACTTTGATCTCTGCGAATGCAACTCTTGCGAATGCCAATATAGAACTAAACCGTAAAAGAGAGCTTGCCAAAAACAATATGGTCTCTCCTATTCAGGTAAAAGAAGCGGAAACCGCCTATAATTCAGCCAGAGGTAGCGTTAGCCAGGCGCAGGCAGCAATAGAGTCTGCGAAGATTAATCTTAACTTCTCTACAATTAAAGCACCTGTAAGCGGATATATCGGACGTTTCAAATACCGTATCGGAAGTTTGTTATCTCCTACCAATGCTGATCCTATTACAATTTTATCAGATATCCATCAGATCTACGCTTATTTCAGTTTAAGTGAAAATGATTTTGTAAACTTCCAGAATCAGTACACAGGAAACTCTATTGAAGAAAAACTAAAAAACACGCCTCCTGTGAATCTTATTATGAGTAACGGCGGACAGTATGAAACTTCAGGTAGAATCAATGCTGTAGAAGGCCAGTTCAACAAAATGACGGGGGCTATTACACTACGTGCTGTATTTGACAACTCAAAAGCAATCCTTAGAAGTGGAAATACAGGAAAAGTACTGTTGGAGCAGAAATATGACAATGCTACATTGCTTCCTGTAGGTTCTACAATGATGATTCAGGATAAAGTATATGTTTTCTCTCTGGATAAGCAGAATAAAGCTATTCAGATTCCGGTGGAAGTAGCGGGTAAAGTCGGAACCAATTACATTGTAACCAGTGGACTTAAAGCAGGAGACCGTTATATTGTAACCGGCTTCGAGAGACTACAACCGGGAACACCTGTTGTTCCGCAAAAAGAGCAAAAGAAAGAACAGAAAAAAGCTCAGTAA
- a CDS encoding helix-turn-helix domain-containing protein — protein sequence MRKVVLAVFYFLIVLSYAQNKNGSTIVYDKTILMTSQNDFLKALKAADSLYVKAETPLLKTKSLMLSALLYHRSGDIGKCIEYALKAEETIEQTNLIEWKAQVYIFLATQYRILKLYSHSQKYMDKAFNTSKIIHNKNVTGSINGLMWQEIAYYQIEKKDYRKSIESVLKSQQFFNTSGYHDDFSEASNEQILGLNYYHLNELDTSLRHYRKARNLAKSMPDYCIKGFICNGLARVYLNKDNLKQAKKYVELASAIANKSNCLQLKNEVYDTFHRYYTIVQDVEGLAVIQEKRDSVTDLLTNRSSMFINDFYQKMDKKNNILQQKNHVKNWIIIVICLVLMINIIYFTQYRENFKTTFTRFNRVLKMKISEKNKPKEIHNDSAVTVSISELKTAETDDSETGIIMTHATEQKLLLRLREFENSTLFTKKNISLSYLATYCGANTRYISYIINTYKKKDFNNYINELRIKYIVFKLEKIPHYRKYKVATLAEEAGFSSPNKFATVFKKEVSVSPSLYIKHLDDVAAG from the coding sequence ATGAGGAAGGTTGTTTTAGCAGTTTTCTATTTCTTAATAGTTTTATCATATGCCCAAAATAAAAATGGCAGTACGATTGTATATGATAAAACAATTCTGATGACGTCACAGAATGACTTCCTGAAAGCATTGAAGGCAGCAGATTCTTTGTATGTAAAAGCAGAAACACCATTGTTAAAGACGAAGAGTCTTATGCTTTCTGCTCTCCTTTACCACCGGTCCGGAGATATTGGTAAATGTATAGAATATGCTCTGAAGGCTGAAGAAACTATAGAACAGACAAATCTGATTGAATGGAAAGCTCAGGTTTACATTTTTCTGGCAACCCAGTATCGCATTCTAAAGCTCTATAGCCATTCCCAAAAATATATGGATAAAGCTTTTAATACCAGTAAAATAATACATAATAAAAATGTTACAGGTTCCATAAATGGCTTGATGTGGCAGGAAATTGCTTATTATCAAATTGAAAAAAAAGATTACAGAAAATCGATAGAGAGTGTACTGAAATCACAGCAATTCTTCAACACATCAGGGTATCATGATGATTTCTCGGAGGCTAGTAACGAACAAATTTTAGGGCTGAATTACTATCATCTGAATGAGTTGGATACTTCACTCCGGCATTATCGGAAAGCTCGGAATTTGGCGAAGAGTATGCCGGATTATTGCATTAAAGGTTTTATATGCAATGGACTGGCAAGGGTGTATCTGAATAAAGATAACCTGAAGCAGGCTAAAAAATATGTGGAATTGGCTTCGGCAATAGCCAATAAATCAAATTGTCTTCAGCTAAAGAATGAAGTATATGATACTTTTCACCGGTATTATACTATTGTGCAGGATGTAGAAGGACTTGCAGTAATACAAGAGAAAAGAGATTCGGTAACAGACCTTCTTACAAACAGATCCAGTATGTTTATCAATGATTTCTACCAAAAAATGGATAAAAAAAATAATATCCTTCAGCAGAAAAATCATGTTAAAAACTGGATTATTATAGTGATATGTTTGGTCTTAATGATCAATATAATCTACTTTACCCAGTACAGGGAAAATTTTAAAACGACATTTACCAGATTTAACCGCGTTTTGAAAATGAAAATTTCCGAAAAGAATAAGCCAAAGGAAATTCATAACGACTCTGCTGTAACAGTCAGTATATCGGAGTTGAAGACTGCTGAAACAGATGATAGCGAAACAGGAATAATAATGACGCATGCTACAGAACAGAAATTACTATTGCGTCTGCGGGAGTTCGAAAACTCTACATTATTTACAAAGAAAAATATCTCGCTTTCTTATCTGGCAACTTATTGTGGAGCGAATACCCGGTATATTTCTTATATCATCAATACCTACAAGAAAAAAGACTTTAATAACTATATCAATGAATTACGGATAAAGTATATAGTGTTTAAGCTTGAAAAAATACCACATTACAGAAAGTATAAAGTGGCCACATTAGCAGAAGAAGCGGGTTTTTCCTCTCCGAATAAATTTGCAACTGTATTCAAAAAGGAAGTTTCTGTCTCACCCTCTTTGTACATAAAACACCTGGATGATGTAGCAGCCGGATAA
- a CDS encoding bifunctional transcriptional activator/DNA repair enzyme AdaA: MELTKDIMYKAIVSKDISFEGIFFTAVKTTGIFCRPSCTARKPKIENVDFFTNVKDCITSGYRPCKVCKPMEQLHQVPEDIQKIMDELQQDPSLKFKDFDLKKRGMEPSSIRRWFLKNYGITFHAYQRMFRINSAFKKIQSGESITHSAYDAGFESLSGFGDSFKNIFGVSPKKGKEQNIIDLQRIETPLGTMIACATEKGICLLEFSDRKMLETELKTIAKIHNAVIVQGYNKFFKELENQLQEYFSRKRTIFSVPLHPLGSEFQNKVWKILQDIPYGITKSYKEQSIAISSPESVRAVANANGMNRISILIPCHRVIGSDGNLTGYGGGIWRKKYLLEMERGEQSLF, translated from the coding sequence ATGGAACTGACCAAAGATATTATGTACAAGGCGATCGTCTCTAAAGACATCTCTTTTGAAGGTATATTTTTTACAGCCGTAAAAACAACCGGCATATTTTGCAGGCCTTCCTGTACCGCACGAAAGCCTAAAATAGAAAATGTAGATTTTTTCACAAACGTGAAAGACTGCATTACGAGTGGCTACAGACCATGTAAGGTATGCAAACCTATGGAACAGCTTCATCAGGTTCCTGAAGACATTCAGAAAATAATGGATGAGCTTCAGCAGGATCCTTCTCTAAAATTTAAGGATTTCGATCTCAAAAAGCGAGGAATGGAACCCAGCAGCATACGGAGGTGGTTTCTAAAAAATTATGGAATAACTTTTCATGCATATCAGAGGATGTTCAGAATAAATTCTGCTTTCAAAAAAATTCAAAGTGGTGAAAGCATCACTCATTCTGCATACGATGCAGGTTTTGAATCTTTAAGCGGATTTGGAGATTCTTTTAAAAACATTTTTGGTGTATCTCCCAAAAAAGGAAAAGAACAGAATATTATCGATCTCCAAAGAATTGAAACACCTCTGGGAACTATGATTGCCTGTGCGACTGAAAAAGGTATTTGTTTGTTGGAATTTAGTGACCGGAAAATGTTGGAAACCGAACTGAAAACGATTGCAAAAATTCATAATGCTGTAATTGTACAGGGATATAATAAATTCTTCAAGGAACTGGAAAACCAGCTACAGGAATACTTTTCCAGAAAAAGAACAATATTCTCGGTTCCGCTGCATCCACTGGGATCAGAGTTTCAGAATAAAGTATGGAAAATTCTTCAGGATATCCCTTATGGAATTACAAAATCTTATAAAGAACAGTCTATTGCCATCAGCAGTCCTGAAAGCGTCCGTGCTGTAGCCAATGCCAATGGGATGAACAGAATTTCTATCCTTATTCCGTGTCACAGAGTTATTGGTTCGGACGGAAACCTTACCGGTTATGGCGGCGGTATCTGGCGAAAGAAATATCTTCTGGAAATGGAAAGAGGAGAACAATCACTTTTTTAG